In Dermacentor silvarum isolate Dsil-2018 chromosome 2, BIME_Dsil_1.4, whole genome shotgun sequence, the following proteins share a genomic window:
- the LOC119440722 gene encoding cholinesterase, giving the protein MSGNKHPSLLPLTALLLCATNQNAAQDATTNYVTVKTTNGQVRGRLLDVDGASVAQFLGIRYAEPPVGELRFRKSVPARPWQPDTVDALEFGSPCAQANGSLPPVSWLVPRDKVSEDCLFLNVWYPLGDGQDTLGVLAWIHGGGFRTGTASDPDYDGRKLAAVGNVVVVTINYRLGSFGYLYTGPGTSTGNYALWDHNLALRWIRDNIAHFRGDPGRVTVWGESAGSIAIGSLLLSQQNVGLVRRAIMASGSNFWLLPPMNKVGHEFADRIARHVGCLDSNKPSSKTHPAQVLRCLRSVSVDAIIDAEQTQFPDDLVTFRPAFGDEYLPLPDLTSLSKSMFIPLESLLTGAATEEGSAFLYYKDHVLFGPTMPELTRKQAFDFALKHYLGVLPEPVQTMIREFYQKNVTSDEDWQGVFRSLMDMVGDYLIFCPTKFHAELFAKANRPAYFYMLDYRSEKGRFPPYMGSMHFEDVQYFFGLPFVFPSRHTDEDRAFSLLCMRVIGTYVNTGKPQLPESDIDWPVFTKEQPTHVTLRARNSTVEWGFHEDGCNLYRRIYEMLNISTP; this is encoded by the coding sequence ATGTCCGGCAACAAACATCCCAGCCTCCTGCCGCTCACCGCGCTCCTGTTGTGCGCGACGAACCAGAATGCAGCCCAAGACGCTACGACCAACTACGTCACGGTGAAGACGACCAATGGTCAAGTGCGCGGCAGACTCCTGGACGTGGACGGTGCGTCCGTGGCACAGTTCCTCGGCATACGGTACGCCGAGCCTCCCGTCGGAGAACTTCGTTTCCGGAAGTCCGTGCCAGCTCGACCGTGGCAGCCGGACACTGTGGATGCCCTCGAATTCGGTAGCCCCTGCGCCCAGGCCAACGGTTCCTTGCCTCCGGTGTCGTGGCTCGTGCCTCGCGACAAAGTCAGTGAGGACTGTCTCTTCCTCAACGTCTGGTACCCACTGGGTGACGGCCAGGACACTCTCGGTGTCCTCGCGTGGATTCACGGCGGCGGCTTTCGCACTGGCACGGCCTCCGATCCCGACTACGACGGGAGGAAGCTGGCGGCGGTCGGCAACGTCGTGGTGGTCACCATCAACTATAGGCTCGGCTCGTTCGGCTATCTCTACACCGGTCCGGGCACATCGACCGGCAACTACGCGCTCTGGGACCACAACTTGGCCCTCCGATGGATAAGGGACAACATCGCGCACTTCCGCGGAGACCCGGGAAGAGTGACGGTGTGGGGAGAGAGTGCCGGTAGCATAGCCATTGGCTCGCTCCTCCTGTCGCAGCAGAACGTCGGTCTCGTCCGCAGGGCCATCATGGCCAGCGGAAGCAACTTCTGGCTTTTACCGCCCATGAATAAAGTCGGTCACGAGTTCGCCGACCGGATTGCCAGGCACGTGGGTTGCCTGGACTCCAACAAGCCTTCTTCCAAGACGCACCCGGCCCAAGTACTCCGGTGTCTGCGCTCGGTGTCGGTTGACGCCATAATCGACGCCGAGCAGACCCAGTTTCCCGACGACCTCGTCACCTTCCGTCCCGCCTTCGGTGACGAGTATCTGCCGCTGCCGGACCTGACGAGCCTGTCGAAGAGCATGTTCATTCCCTTAGAGAGCCTGCTCACGGGGGCAGCCACGGAGGAAGGCAGCGCCTTCCTGTACTACAAGGACCACGTGCTATTCGGCCCCACGATGCCCGAGCTGACCAGGAAGCAGGCGTTCGACTTTGCTCTTAAGCACTACTTGGGAGTGCTGCCCGAGCCCGTCCAAACGATGATAAGGGAGTTTTACCAGAAGAACGTCACCAGTGACGAAGATTGGCAAGGCGTGTTCCGGTCGCTGATGGACATGGTGGGCGACTACCTCATCTTCTGCCCGACCAAGTTCCACGCGGAGCTCTTCGCCAAGGCCAATCGCCCCGCCTACTTCTACATGCTGGACTACCGGTCCGAGAAAGGCCGCTTCCCGCCATACATGGGCTCAATGCACTTCGAAGACGTGCAGTACTTCTTCGGCCTGCCGTTCGTATTCCCCAGCCGACACACGGACGAGGACCGAGCTTTCAGCCTGCTCTGCATGCGAGTCATCGGCACGTACGTCAACACTGG